One stretch of Flavobacterium sp. 9 DNA includes these proteins:
- a CDS encoding aspartyl/asparaginyl beta-hydroxylase domain-containing protein: MNPSSSKLPISFSIDKLQEELAMCENDLWTPHFNTGRYEGNWTSVSLRSQSGLINDITSFANKGYVNTELLDRCPYFKEIMDWFQCEKEAVRLLRLGPHSEIKEHVDNDTSYEDGFFRIHIPIITNSEVYFYVDKQLVPMKMGECWYANFQLRHSVENKSSEPRIHLTLDCIRNDWSDKLFAEMGFDLNFSSEKNQYSEEMKQKIIAELSLNPTEAGAKIIANLLAE, translated from the coding sequence ATGAATCCTTCCTCCAGTAAACTTCCAATTTCCTTTTCAATAGATAAATTACAAGAAGAACTCGCAATGTGCGAAAACGATTTGTGGACGCCTCATTTTAATACGGGACGTTACGAAGGAAATTGGACAAGCGTTTCTTTAAGATCGCAATCTGGTTTGATAAATGATATTACTTCTTTTGCTAATAAAGGATATGTAAATACAGAATTACTAGATCGTTGCCCTTATTTCAAAGAGATTATGGATTGGTTTCAATGCGAAAAAGAAGCAGTGCGTTTACTAAGATTAGGACCTCATAGCGAAATAAAAGAGCATGTTGATAATGATACGTCTTATGAAGATGGTTTTTTTAGAATTCATATTCCAATTATAACAAATTCTGAAGTTTATTTTTATGTGGATAAACAATTGGTTCCAATGAAAATGGGTGAGTGCTGGTATGCTAATTTTCAACTTCGGCATAGCGTAGAAAATAAAAGTTCAGAGCCACGAATTCATCTGACTTTAGATTGTATTCGAAATGATTGGTCTGATAAATTATTTGCTGAAATGGGTTTTGATCTCAATTTTTCATCAGAAAAGAATCAGTATTCAGAAGAAATGAAGCAAAAGATTATCGCTGAACTTTCTTTAAATCCAACAGAAGCCGGAGCAAAAATTATCGCAAATTTATTAGCAGAATAA
- a CDS encoding PepSY-associated TM helix domain-containing protein → MSKEIKEKKSKKKDSKFVKKIKQHMYKWHRVIGLITIIPVIFWTLSGLMHPFMAHFFKPEIAHDKLEQQIIDKNQLHFSIQEVLQKNELTQFKNFRIVSFNNKTYYQLKTILGELWYFDTSTAKKLENGDQKYAEWLSRYFLDDQKSAIKNSEIITEFTSQYKYVNRYLPVYKLSFDRPDAMQVYVETSSSKLATYNPTSRQAFIWFFDTFHNWSFIDSITNNSIRIITMIFLLSIIGFSALSGILIYGLLWKQFKKTDSLAPKKGLRKYHRQIGIWVSLFTLTFAFSGAYHATTKWNPYTLSQMVYEPTFKTNEIPQSNNALNLDWNRFQNISLITLNDTTYFRCQLLEKEKFKTSKSDSNSKWNKKGDQKSEVVYINATTNKIIPNIDLEYAEFLAYYFTDGAPKAACCEMDHNSDEPPISLENAKLLESKVLTDFESREYGFVNKRLPVVKLAYDTPEKTTYFIETATSRLAAVVKSSDMVEGYSFAILHKFLFMDWAGKNIRDLTMVLAALTILIVSILGFILFLKK, encoded by the coding sequence ATGAGCAAAGAAATAAAAGAGAAAAAATCTAAAAAGAAAGATTCTAAGTTTGTCAAAAAAATCAAACAACACATGTACAAATGGCATCGTGTTATTGGTTTAATTACAATTATTCCCGTAATCTTCTGGACATTATCCGGTTTAATGCATCCGTTTATGGCGCATTTTTTTAAACCCGAAATTGCGCATGACAAACTAGAACAACAGATTATTGATAAAAACCAACTGCATTTTTCGATACAGGAAGTTTTACAGAAAAACGAGCTGACACAATTCAAAAATTTCAGAATCGTTTCCTTCAACAATAAAACCTATTATCAGCTAAAAACTATACTTGGTGAACTATGGTATTTTGATACTTCTACAGCCAAAAAACTGGAAAACGGAGATCAAAAATATGCAGAATGGCTTTCGCGATACTTCTTAGACGATCAAAAAAGCGCCATAAAAAACAGTGAAATTATCACCGAATTTACTTCGCAATACAAATATGTAAATCGTTATTTGCCCGTTTACAAACTCAGTTTTGATCGTCCGGATGCAATGCAGGTTTATGTCGAAACATCCTCAAGTAAGTTAGCCACTTATAACCCAACTTCGAGACAAGCCTTTATCTGGTTCTTTGACACGTTTCATAATTGGTCATTTATCGACTCCATAACAAACAATAGTATCCGAATTATTACAATGATTTTCTTATTGTCAATTATTGGATTTTCTGCCTTGAGCGGAATCTTAATTTATGGTTTACTTTGGAAACAATTCAAAAAAACGGATAGTTTAGCGCCTAAAAAAGGACTTCGAAAATACCATCGTCAAATTGGAATTTGGGTTTCACTTTTTACTTTGACATTTGCTTTTAGCGGTGCATATCACGCCACTACAAAATGGAACCCCTATACTTTATCGCAAATGGTTTACGAACCAACTTTCAAAACAAATGAAATTCCTCAGTCAAATAACGCTTTGAATTTAGATTGGAATCGTTTTCAAAATATAAGTTTAATCACTTTAAACGACACGACTTATTTCCGTTGTCAATTGCTTGAAAAGGAAAAATTTAAAACTTCAAAATCAGATTCTAATTCAAAATGGAATAAAAAAGGAGATCAAAAATCTGAAGTGGTTTATATCAATGCAACAACCAATAAAATTATTCCAAACATTGATCTTGAATATGCTGAATTCCTAGCGTATTACTTTACAGATGGAGCGCCAAAAGCAGCTTGTTGCGAAATGGATCATAACTCAGATGAACCTCCAATTTCATTAGAAAATGCAAAACTATTAGAATCTAAAGTTCTAACTGATTTTGAAAGTAGAGAATATGGTTTTGTTAACAAAAGATTGCCTGTTGTAAAATTGGCTTATGACACGCCCGAAAAAACTACTTATTTCATAGAAACTGCAACTTCAAGATTGGCAGCCGTAGTCAAAAGCTCAGATATGGTAGAAGGATATTCGTTTGCTATTCTCCACAAATTCTTATTTATGGATTGGGCAGGAAAAAACATTCGCGATCTAACAATGGTTTTGGCAGCTTTGACCATTTTGATTGTTAGCATTCTGGGCTTTATTTTGTTTTTGAAGAAATAA
- a CDS encoding RNA methyltransferase has translation MIDLDYLAFLENILTDNRKEKFLKVLGDRTKHFTIVVEDVFQMHNTSAVMRSCEVFGIQELNVIEQRYGKKIDKEIAMGAQKWVDIHQYDSVSNCISTLKNQGYQIIATTPHENDCLLEDFDITKPSALFFGTERDGLSEEILEKADGFLKIPMVGFTESLNISVSAAIIIQNLTNRLRNSDINWQLSEDEIMEKRLAWAKNSIKDIKRIEARYFEENPR, from the coding sequence ATGATTGATTTAGATTACCTCGCTTTTCTCGAAAATATATTAACAGATAACCGTAAAGAAAAATTTCTCAAAGTACTTGGAGATCGTACAAAACACTTTACAATTGTTGTAGAAGATGTTTTTCAAATGCATAATACAAGTGCCGTTATGCGCAGCTGTGAAGTTTTTGGAATTCAGGAACTGAATGTTATCGAACAGCGTTACGGAAAAAAAATCGACAAAGAAATTGCGATGGGCGCTCAAAAATGGGTTGATATCCATCAATATGATTCTGTAAGCAACTGTATTTCTACTTTAAAGAATCAAGGTTATCAAATTATTGCAACAACTCCGCACGAAAATGATTGTTTGCTGGAAGATTTTGATATCACAAAACCAAGTGCTTTATTCTTCGGAACGGAAAGAGATGGTTTATCTGAAGAAATTCTGGAAAAAGCTGATGGATTTCTTAAAATCCCAATGGTTGGTTTTACAGAGAGTTTAAATATCTCTGTTTCTGCAGCAATTATAATCCAAAATCTGACAAACAGATTACGTAATTCAGATATTAACTGGCAATTGTCAGAAGATGAAATTATGGAAAAACGTTTGGCTTGGGCCAAAAATTCGATTAAAGATATTAAGCGAATTGAGGCTAGATATTTCGAAGAAAACCCTAGATAA
- a CDS encoding DUF2306 domain-containing protein translates to MIKITLQYIPLNSNVAFLQIKQTEISQIPFYYPIFYVHVYSAIFVLLAGFSQFSSALLKKYPATHRNIGKVYISVVLFLSAPSGFFIGLFANGGLYSKISFVTLSILWFYFTLKGFTSIKNKNIRKHRAFMFRSFALTFSAITLRFWKVILVYLFHPAPMDVYQIIAWLGWIPNLLIVEYYLYNQLKK, encoded by the coding sequence ATGATTAAGATAACCTTGCAATATATTCCCTTAAATTCTAATGTTGCTTTTCTTCAAATAAAGCAAACGGAAATCAGCCAAATTCCGTTTTACTATCCCATTTTTTATGTACATGTCTATTCGGCTATTTTTGTTTTGCTTGCAGGATTTTCTCAATTCAGTTCTGCGCTTTTAAAAAAATATCCTGCGACGCATCGTAATATTGGAAAAGTTTATATCTCTGTCGTACTTTTTCTCAGCGCACCTTCAGGCTTCTTTATTGGTCTTTTTGCAAACGGCGGACTTTACTCCAAAATCTCTTTTGTGACCTTATCAATTCTATGGTTTTACTTTACGCTTAAAGGTTTTACGTCTATTAAAAATAAAAATATTAGAAAACATCGGGCATTTATGTTCCGAAGTTTCGCCTTGACCTTTTCTGCTATTACGTTGCGTTTCTGGAAGGTTATTCTAGTATATTTGTTTCATCCCGCGCCTATGGATGTGTATCAGATAATCGCTTGGCTGGGTTGGATTCCTAATTTATTAATCGTTGAATATTATCTTTATAACCAATTAAAAAAATGA
- a CDS encoding sulfotransferase family protein, whose protein sequence is MKNVDHPLSNWIPYKFVEKDNDVYFEWIYLGDLKYADPFFDETIAKCRSNEFNSKRFKVISSVDNVIDWSAGLDSIELKSLVFHVSRCGSTMLSQSLATSSENSMISEAPIIDEILRSDNLGLDKKTALLKAVIIFLGQKRFPEQKNLILKLDAWHIFNADYLRSIFPEMPFALLYRKPIEVLKSHQKMIGMHMVPNLLPPGVFGITAKEINEISFQQYGALVLEKYFQGFVDFYEKDQNVTLLDYNDGMRNVIEKFVSFINVDYSTDELEKMYERLKKHSKNEDAVFEGDSFKEEALEIDFTGVNKSYEKLGNTLIEQFES, encoded by the coding sequence ATGAAAAATGTTGATCATCCTCTTTCAAATTGGATTCCTTATAAGTTTGTAGAAAAAGATAATGATGTTTATTTTGAATGGATTTATCTGGGAGATTTAAAATATGCAGATCCTTTTTTTGATGAAACAATTGCAAAATGCCGAAGTAATGAATTTAATTCAAAGCGATTTAAGGTTATTAGTTCTGTAGATAATGTTATCGATTGGTCTGCGGGATTAGATTCAATCGAATTAAAATCATTGGTATTTCATGTATCAAGATGTGGTTCTACAATGCTGAGTCAGTCTTTAGCAACTTCTTCTGAAAATAGTATGATTTCTGAAGCGCCAATTATCGACGAAATATTAAGAAGTGATAATTTAGGTTTAGATAAAAAAACGGCACTTTTAAAAGCTGTAATTATATTCCTTGGACAAAAAAGATTCCCGGAACAAAAGAATTTAATTCTAAAGTTGGATGCCTGGCACATCTTTAATGCCGATTATTTGAGATCGATTTTTCCTGAAATGCCTTTTGCTTTGCTTTATAGAAAACCAATTGAGGTTTTAAAATCACATCAGAAAATGATAGGAATGCATATGGTTCCAAATTTGTTGCCGCCTGGCGTTTTTGGAATCACGGCGAAAGAAATTAACGAAATTAGTTTCCAGCAATATGGAGCACTTGTTTTAGAGAAATATTTTCAGGGGTTTGTAGATTTTTATGAAAAAGATCAAAATGTTACTTTGCTTGATTATAATGACGGAATGAGAAATGTTATCGAGAAATTTGTCTCCTTTATTAATGTTGATTATTCTACTGATGAATTGGAGAAAATGTACGAACGCTTAAAGAAACATTCTAAAAATGAAGACGCTGTTTTTGAAGGTGATTCATTTAAGGAAGAAGCGTTGGAAATTGATTTTACCGGAGTTAATAAGTCCTATGAAAAATTAGGAAATACACTTATTGAACAATTTGAGTCTTGA
- a CDS encoding YARHG domain-containing protein: MKKLFCLLLSIFLFSCNSKEKNIAKNNADNLMPEEIRTDLYGSWVGDFIVLERDTTREAKEKYSNKINIVIKKITATEVTGQSIVAGNSRPLKGFMRRTGNTFYFTLKEPGDDKNDGVFDFEIRNDTLLAGTWTAFNAKKEVTKRKFELTKKEFKYDPSVMLPELDTYVDYENPKEELVTDTEDQEDTEEGQDSTSNKKAEPYMETVYRAASEKILTINSSTQKLKESDIKNLKKIDLEILRNTIFARHGLTFKTKTVRQFFDDVEWYVPIATSVDNQLTAVEKENIVLLKRFEKYAEDNYDSFGR; the protein is encoded by the coding sequence ATGAAAAAACTTTTTTGTTTACTGTTATCAATATTCCTTTTTTCCTGTAATTCTAAAGAAAAAAACATCGCAAAAAATAATGCTGATAATTTAATGCCAGAAGAAATCAGAACCGATTTATATGGTTCCTGGGTTGGCGATTTTATTGTTTTAGAACGTGATACAACAAGAGAAGCAAAAGAAAAATACAGTAACAAAATCAATATTGTTATAAAGAAAATAACTGCAACAGAAGTTACTGGCCAAAGCATTGTTGCCGGAAACAGCAGACCTCTTAAAGGTTTTATGAGAAGAACGGGAAATACATTTTATTTTACTCTTAAAGAACCCGGAGATGATAAAAACGATGGTGTTTTTGATTTTGAAATAAGAAATGACACGCTTTTAGCAGGAACCTGGACAGCTTTTAATGCTAAAAAAGAAGTAACTAAAAGAAAATTTGAACTTACTAAAAAAGAATTTAAATACGATCCAAGTGTAATGCTTCCGGAACTGGATACATATGTTGATTATGAAAATCCAAAAGAAGAACTAGTTACAGACACCGAAGATCAGGAAGATACTGAAGAAGGACAAGATTCTACATCTAATAAAAAAGCAGAACCTTATATGGAAACGGTATACAGAGCAGCTTCTGAAAAAATTTTAACAATCAATTCATCAACTCAAAAATTGAAAGAATCTGATATTAAAAACTTAAAGAAAATTGATTTGGAAATTCTTAGAAATACCATTTTCGCCAGACATGGACTTACTTTTAAAACCAAAACCGTTCGTCAGTTTTTTGATGATGTTGAATGGTATGTTCCTATTGCAACTAGTGTCGACAATCAATTAACTGCGGTCGAAAAAGAGAACATAGTCTTATTAAAGCGTTTTGAGAAGTACGCAGAAGACAACTATGATTCTTTTGGGAGATAA